The DNA sequence GATACCCAGGAAATATTAAACAGCATTTTGTAAAACGCTGTGTTGCTCTTCCCGGAGACGAATTGTTTGTTGCTGATAAAAACCTGTTTCTACACTTTAAAGAAGGTGACGAATGGATTAAAAAGAATTATAAAGATTATGAAATAGCAATTTTTGACGGCAAACTGTGGGTAAAAAATCCTTATATGAAAAAACATCCCGGTATTCATCATGACCCGAAAATCGTAAATAACGGGCGTTTTCCGATACAGATTTTTTATGTAAACCCGCTCAAAGTCGAAAAAAATCATTATTTTATGATGGGTGACAATCGTGACCACTCCAATGACAGCCGTTTCTGGGGAAGTGTTCCTTATGAAAATATTGAAGGAACCCCCTGGTTTATCTATTTCTCAATTGACAAAGATTATAAAATTCGATGGGACAGAATAGGAAAAACACCTGCCGACCTGGAAAAACCGGAGCACTTAAAAAAAGCAATACAAGAAAGAGAAAAAGAAGACAAAGAATATTATGGACTCACTTGATTTATTAAAAATAGCAGCTGCCGTTTTAGCACTTGCTGTTGCAATTATCGGACACGAAATTATGCATGGCTGGGTTGCTTACATGTACGGTGACATGACAGCCAAAAATGCAGGGCGTTTAACAGTAAACCCAATTTCGCACATAGATCTTGTCGGAACTATCATAGTGCCTGCTACTATGTACTTTTTACCGATGCTGTTAGGCTCGGACGGCGGTATTTTGTTCGGTTGGGCAAAGCCTGTTCCGATCAATACCTTTACTGTCATAAACAGAGGTGGATATAATGCCGCTATGCAGGTGGACTTGGCAGGTATTGTCTATAATTTCACTATGGGTGCAGTCGCAGCAATTACTCTGACTGCTATGAGTACACCGACAACTGCCGACTCTCTGTTTTATATATTTTTCTATATATTTATATACCAACTGCTTATTATCAATATAGTTTTAGGCGTATTTAACCTGCTGCCTATTCCCCAGTTTGACGGTGGGCATTTTTTAATGCATCTTGCGTTAAAATATAAAATAAATTCTATTGCAGAGTTTTATTACAAATATGACAGATACGGGATTGTTATTGTACTTATTATTTTAATGACCCCGTTAAATCAATATGTACTTTTTATGCCGGTGCAGGCAATTATACATTTGTTACTATCTTAGAGGAGAGAAAATGAAATTTTATATAGGTACCGACCATGCAGGTTTAGAACTGAAGAACTGGACAGTAGAGCTTTTACAATCCAAAGGACATGAAGTAATTGATTTTGGACCATATAGTGCAGACAGAGTGGACTACCCTGATTATGCGCACAAGGTTGCAACGGCAGTTTTGGAAGATGAAAACTCCCAAGGTATTTTAATCTGCGGGAGCGGAATCGGTATGAGTATGGCAGCCAACAGGCACCACGGTATTCGTGCTGCACTGTGCCATGATGCTTATACTGCAACCGTAGCACGCGGACACAATGATGCAAATATCTTATGTTTTGGTGAGAGAATTGTCGGAAAAGGTGTTGCTGAATCTATCATTGATGCATGGATAGCAGGAAGCTTTGAAGGTGGCCGTCACATTGCCAGAGTAGCAAAAATAGAAACACTCTAACAAATAACATTCAAGGAAAAGCTATGTTTGGAGAATGGTCACTTTTAACAATACTCTC is a window from the Sulfurimonas hydrogeniphila genome containing:
- a CDS encoding site-2 protease family protein yields the protein MDSLDLLKIAAAVLALAVAIIGHEIMHGWVAYMYGDMTAKNAGRLTVNPISHIDLVGTIIVPATMYFLPMLLGSDGGILFGWAKPVPINTFTVINRGGYNAAMQVDLAGIVYNFTMGAVAAITLTAMSTPTTADSLFYIFFYIFIYQLLIINIVLGVFNLLPIPQFDGGHFLMHLALKYKINSIAEFYYKYDRYGIVIVLIILMTPLNQYVLFMPVQAIIHLLLS
- the lepB gene encoding signal peptidase I; protein product: MKKILHKAYKWSNSWTGTVVIVLFTIFFVAQAFRIPSGSMKDSLLIGDHLFAKKFAYGIPMPYIPFLEIPIIPWSKELKIVDGDTPKHGDIVIFRYPGNIKQHFVKRCVALPGDELFVADKNLFLHFKEGDEWIKKNYKDYEIAIFDGKLWVKNPYMKKHPGIHHDPKIVNNGRFPIQIFYVNPLKVEKNHYFMMGDNRDHSNDSRFWGSVPYENIEGTPWFIYFSIDKDYKIRWDRIGKTPADLEKPEHLKKAIQEREKEDKEYYGLT
- the rpiB gene encoding ribose 5-phosphate isomerase B, coding for MKFYIGTDHAGLELKNWTVELLQSKGHEVIDFGPYSADRVDYPDYAHKVATAVLEDENSQGILICGSGIGMSMAANRHHGIRAALCHDAYTATVARGHNDANILCFGERIVGKGVAESIIDAWIAGSFEGGRHIARVAKIETL